From Microbacterium sp. LWH11-1.2, one genomic window encodes:
- a CDS encoding error-prone DNA polymerase encodes MGWHNPPQTWSELERTLSGEEPPPRQSVEPPASRPDPGPVSRRRQRTPVTGISRPADAVPYAELHAHSSYSFLDGASAPEDLLAEAERLGLTALALTDHDGFYGAARFADQAELMKTPLQTVYGAELSLDLPAPQRGSPDPAGEHLLVLARGMEGYHRLSGAITAAQLRGGEKGRPVYDLDELAASAGGHWTILTGCRKGAVRRGLEAGDAATPLRSLVDLFGAEHVAVELFDHGDPQDTRRNDALADLARRMRLPVVATNNVHYASPAQAPLAEAVAAVRAVRSMDELDGWLPAHGGAHLRSGAEMSARFQRYPGAISYGLELASASAFPLRLARPALPKQKVPEGHTPMSWLRQLVWDAVPSKYPRLKDEEHRRIERELDVIEEKDFPGYFLIVHGIVAEARRRGILCQGRGSAAASAVCYLLGITAVDPILYGLPFERFLATTRTEEPDIDVDFDSRRREEIIQWVYGEYGRERAAQVANVIQYRPKNAVRDMARALGHSPGQQDAWSRQVDGWSTGLEPSEGHDIPENVLAYAGELLKAPRHLGIHSGGMVLTARPVGEVVPVEHARMEDRTVIQWDKDDAAFMGLVKFDLLGLGMLAALQHCFDMILEATGERWTLETLPKEEPAVYDMLCRADSIGVFQVESRAQIGLLPRLQPRSFYDLTIQIALIRPGPIQGGAVHPFVRRKMAKDRLDEENRERTARGEEPVDLEIPYPHSDLEPILKRTLGIPIFQEQLIQMATAVGDCTADEADLLRRAMGSKRGLEKIERVREKLYAGMARRGLDIDASDRIYAQIQAFSNFGFAESHSLSFALLVYASSWLKLHYPAAFLAGLLRSQPMGFYSGATLTADARRHGVEVRRPDLHLSGATETLEPLAEPTRRPTGRDDCLAVPQPPTLRFDRDAPDESASHRRDGGHAVRLGLSGIRGIGVPLAEKIVAEREANGLYRDLHDLVRRTDATAAQLEALATAGAFACLGLERREAIWLAGAAADDRSRFLPGTSVAVQPPLFADQTSYERLSADLWATGVSTDDHPMAHFRGALHDRGVLTAADLRAHESGRRIEVAGLVTHRQRPATASGITFMNLEDESGLVNVVCSTGVWNRYRRVARDSPALIIRGILERSEEGVVNVLADAFEDLRTGLTHRSRDFR; translated from the coding sequence ATGGGCTGGCACAATCCCCCGCAGACCTGGAGCGAGCTCGAGCGCACCCTCAGCGGCGAGGAGCCGCCCCCGCGGCAGAGTGTCGAGCCGCCCGCCTCGCGACCCGACCCCGGGCCGGTGAGCAGACGGCGGCAGCGCACGCCGGTCACCGGCATATCGCGGCCGGCCGATGCGGTGCCCTACGCCGAGCTGCATGCGCACTCCTCGTACTCGTTCCTCGACGGCGCCTCCGCCCCGGAAGACCTCCTCGCCGAGGCCGAGCGCCTCGGTCTCACCGCACTCGCCCTCACCGACCACGACGGCTTCTACGGCGCCGCGCGCTTCGCCGATCAGGCCGAGCTCATGAAGACGCCGCTGCAGACGGTGTACGGCGCGGAGCTGTCACTCGACCTTCCCGCCCCGCAGCGGGGCAGCCCCGATCCGGCGGGCGAGCATCTGCTGGTCCTCGCCCGGGGGATGGAGGGCTATCACCGTCTCTCGGGCGCGATCACCGCCGCCCAGCTGCGCGGGGGCGAGAAGGGGCGCCCGGTGTACGACCTCGACGAGCTCGCGGCGAGCGCGGGCGGGCACTGGACGATCCTGACCGGATGCCGCAAGGGCGCGGTGCGCCGAGGACTCGAGGCAGGCGATGCCGCGACCCCGCTCCGGAGCCTCGTCGACCTGTTCGGCGCCGAGCACGTCGCCGTCGAGCTCTTCGACCATGGAGACCCGCAGGACACCCGCCGCAACGACGCTCTCGCCGATCTCGCCCGGCGGATGCGCCTGCCCGTGGTGGCGACGAACAACGTGCACTACGCCAGCCCCGCACAGGCGCCGCTCGCCGAAGCCGTGGCCGCCGTCCGCGCCGTGCGCAGCATGGACGAGCTCGACGGATGGCTGCCCGCGCACGGCGGCGCGCACCTGCGCAGCGGTGCGGAGATGTCGGCCCGCTTCCAGCGCTACCCGGGGGCGATCTCGTACGGCTTGGAGCTGGCCTCGGCATCCGCCTTCCCGCTGCGGCTCGCCCGGCCGGCGCTGCCGAAGCAGAAGGTGCCGGAGGGGCACACGCCGATGAGTTGGCTGCGACAGCTCGTGTGGGATGCCGTGCCGTCGAAGTACCCCCGGCTGAAGGACGAGGAGCATCGCCGGATCGAGCGGGAGCTCGACGTCATCGAGGAGAAGGACTTCCCCGGGTACTTCCTCATCGTGCACGGCATCGTCGCCGAGGCTCGCCGGCGCGGCATCCTCTGCCAGGGGCGAGGATCGGCTGCGGCGAGCGCGGTCTGCTACCTGCTGGGCATCACCGCCGTCGACCCGATCCTCTACGGACTCCCCTTCGAGAGGTTCCTCGCCACCACCCGCACCGAGGAGCCCGACATCGACGTGGACTTCGACTCCCGCCGCCGCGAGGAGATCATCCAGTGGGTGTACGGGGAGTACGGCAGGGAGCGCGCGGCCCAGGTGGCGAACGTCATCCAGTACCGACCGAAGAACGCGGTGCGCGACATGGCGAGGGCGCTCGGCCACTCGCCGGGGCAGCAGGATGCCTGGTCCCGCCAGGTCGACGGCTGGAGCACGGGGTTGGAGCCCTCCGAGGGGCACGACATCCCCGAGAACGTGCTCGCCTACGCGGGCGAGCTGCTGAAGGCTCCGCGTCACCTCGGCATCCACTCCGGCGGCATGGTGCTCACGGCACGACCCGTCGGCGAGGTCGTGCCGGTCGAGCATGCCCGCATGGAGGACCGTACCGTGATCCAGTGGGACAAGGACGACGCCGCCTTCATGGGGCTGGTGAAGTTCGACCTGCTGGGTCTCGGGATGCTCGCCGCGCTCCAGCACTGCTTCGACATGATCCTCGAGGCCACCGGCGAGCGGTGGACGCTGGAGACACTCCCCAAGGAGGAGCCGGCGGTCTACGACATGCTGTGCCGAGCGGATTCGATCGGGGTGTTCCAGGTCGAGTCGCGTGCCCAGATCGGGCTGCTCCCCCGCCTGCAGCCGCGGAGCTTCTACGACCTCACCATCCAGATCGCCCTCATCCGTCCCGGCCCCATCCAGGGCGGCGCCGTGCATCCGTTCGTCCGGCGCAAGATGGCGAAGGACCGCCTCGACGAGGAGAACCGGGAGCGGACCGCCCGCGGCGAGGAGCCGGTGGACCTCGAGATCCCCTACCCGCACAGCGATCTCGAACCGATCCTGAAACGCACCCTGGGGATCCCGATCTTCCAGGAGCAGCTCATCCAGATGGCCACCGCGGTCGGCGACTGCACGGCCGACGAGGCCGATCTGCTGCGTCGGGCCATGGGGTCCAAGCGCGGCCTGGAGAAGATCGAGCGAGTGCGCGAGAAGCTCTACGCGGGAATGGCGAGGAGAGGGCTCGACATCGACGCCTCCGATCGCATCTACGCGCAGATCCAGGCGTTCTCGAACTTCGGCTTCGCGGAGTCCCATTCGCTGTCGTTCGCGCTGCTCGTGTATGCGAGTTCCTGGCTGAAGCTGCACTATCCCGCCGCCTTCCTCGCCGGGCTGCTGCGTTCGCAGCCCATGGGCTTCTACTCCGGGGCGACCCTGACCGCCGATGCGCGACGGCACGGCGTGGAGGTCCGTCGCCCCGATCTGCACCTCTCGGGTGCCACCGAGACACTGGAGCCGCTCGCCGAGCCCACCCGGCGCCCGACCGGCAGGGACGACTGCCTCGCCGTCCCGCAGCCCCCGACGCTCCGCTTCGACAGAGACGCCCCCGACGAGTCGGCCTCCCATCGCCGAGACGGCGGTCACGCCGTGCGACTGGGGCTCAGCGGCATCCGTGGGATCGGCGTGCCCCTGGCCGAGAAGATCGTCGCCGAGCGCGAGGCGAACGGGCTCTACCGCGACCTGCACGACCTGGTGCGGCGCACAGACGCCACGGCCGCACAGCTGGAGGCTCTCGCCACCGCCGGCGCGTTCGCCTGCCTCGGCCTGGAGCGGCGCGAGGCGATCTGGCTCGCGGGTGCGGCGGCCGACGACCGGTCGCGGTTCCTTCCCGGCACCTCCGTCGCCGTGCAGCCGCCCCTGTTCGCCGACCAGACCAGCTATGAGCGGCTCTCCGCCGACCTCTGGGCGACCGGGGTGTCGACCGACGACCACCCGATGGCCCACTTCCGCGGCGCGCTGCACGACAGAGGCGTCCTGACCGCCGCCGATCTGCGCGCACACGAGTCCGGCCGTCGCATCGAGGTCGCCGGGCTCGTCACGCACCGCCAGCGACCGGCCACGGCCTCAGGCATCACGTTCATGAACCTCGAGGACGAGAGCGGACTGGTGAACGTCGTCTGCTCGACCGGCGTGTGGAACCGCTATCGGCGTGTGGCCCGCGACTCTCCGGCGCTCATCATCCGCGGCATCCTGGAGCGCTCGGAAGAGGGGGTCGTGAACGTGCTCGCCGATGCCTTCGAAGATCTCCGCACCGGGCTCACGCACCGGTCCAGGGACTTCCGCTGA
- a CDS encoding DNA polymerase Y family protein, whose protein sequence is MNAPLRVLVLWFPDWPLRAALGGPPPHPPTALVQANTIVACTASAREHGVRTGQRRRVAQGHLSSLRVLPHDPARDERAFLPVLHLIEKHAPGVTLLRPGLAILRARGISRYHGGEAEAAGALTSVLTEAGLPEVRIGVADGPFTAEIAARGRDACTVVPPGRSQEFLAPYPVQVLRDEQIAGLLVRLGVRTLGEFTALAPLDVRDRFGEHGARLHALAAGADSRPLTPRPPDPELVRGIEFESPLGGTDQVAFAVRQTADAVLLALGDASVVCTEVRIDMTDDNGTVFSRTWLHPTCFDASDLVDRVRWQLEALAAQSAKEPVDEARAFGGIVAVRIVPVAVDDAAHHQPGLFGSGTDERLHHAVSRVQTMLGHQGVVTAALAGGRWLADRQVLTPWGERPVPPRDPGSPWPGSLPDPLPAEVFLPPRPIGVLAADGAAISIDDRGALSQDPARIDGVAVQAWAGPWPVHERRWASDGGRRGHRLQIVDDHDHAWLVFRTGERWWVEGRYR, encoded by the coding sequence ATGAACGCCCCGCTCCGCGTCCTCGTGCTGTGGTTCCCGGACTGGCCGCTGCGCGCCGCTCTGGGCGGTCCGCCTCCCCATCCGCCCACCGCGCTGGTGCAGGCGAACACGATCGTCGCCTGCACGGCCTCGGCCAGGGAGCACGGCGTGCGCACCGGTCAGCGCCGCCGCGTCGCGCAGGGGCATCTCTCCTCGCTGCGGGTGCTTCCGCACGACCCGGCACGAGACGAGCGCGCCTTCCTCCCCGTGCTGCACCTCATCGAGAAGCACGCCCCCGGTGTGACCCTGCTGCGTCCGGGGCTCGCGATCCTGCGCGCCAGGGGCATCTCCCGCTATCACGGCGGCGAGGCCGAGGCGGCCGGGGCTCTCACGTCCGTGCTCACGGAAGCGGGGCTGCCCGAGGTGCGCATCGGCGTGGCCGACGGCCCCTTCACCGCCGAGATCGCCGCCCGGGGCCGCGACGCCTGCACCGTCGTCCCGCCGGGGCGCTCCCAGGAGTTCCTCGCGCCCTACCCCGTGCAGGTGCTGCGGGACGAGCAGATCGCCGGCCTCCTCGTCCGTCTCGGTGTGCGCACTCTCGGCGAGTTCACCGCCCTCGCCCCGCTCGACGTGCGCGACCGCTTCGGAGAGCACGGCGCCCGCCTGCATGCCCTCGCCGCCGGCGCCGATTCCCGACCGCTGACCCCTCGCCCTCCCGACCCCGAGCTGGTGCGGGGCATCGAGTTCGAATCCCCGCTGGGCGGAACCGATCAGGTGGCCTTCGCCGTGCGGCAGACGGCGGATGCCGTGCTGCTCGCGCTCGGAGACGCCTCTGTCGTCTGCACGGAGGTGCGGATCGACATGACGGACGACAACGGCACGGTCTTCTCCCGCACCTGGCTGCATCCGACCTGCTTCGACGCCTCCGACCTCGTCGACCGCGTGCGGTGGCAGCTGGAGGCGCTGGCCGCGCAGTCGGCGAAGGAGCCCGTCGACGAGGCACGGGCGTTCGGCGGCATCGTGGCGGTGCGGATCGTCCCGGTCGCCGTGGACGACGCCGCCCACCACCAGCCCGGGCTCTTCGGCTCCGGCACCGATGAGCGGCTGCACCACGCGGTCTCCCGTGTGCAGACCATGCTGGGCCATCAGGGCGTGGTCACGGCCGCCCTCGCGGGAGGCCGCTGGCTCGCCGATCGTCAGGTCCTCACACCCTGGGGCGAGCGGCCGGTCCCGCCGCGCGATCCCGGCTCCCCCTGGCCGGGAAGCCTGCCCGACCCTCTCCCCGCCGAGGTCTTCCTGCCGCCGCGTCCCATCGGCGTGCTCGCCGCCGACGGCGCCGCGATCAGCATCGACGACCGGGGAGCCCTCTCCCAGGACCCCGCGCGCATCGACGGCGTCGCCGTGCAGGCCTGGGCCGGCCCCTGGCCCGTGCACGAGCGCCGATGGGCATCCGACGGAGGCAGGCGAGGACACCGGCTCCAGATCGTCGACGACCACGACCACGCCTGGCTCGTCTTCCGCACCGGTGAACGCTGGTGGGTCGAGGGGAGGTATCGCTGA
- a CDS encoding A24 family peptidase, with protein MDPRLALVALVHGALLGIGGWLIMIDIRTHRLPDRIVLPTLASLILLVVIDAAVAGQSAPTIRALLGMLVLGGFYALLRLISRSGMGGGDVKLAAVIGLVLGWHGWQQLAIGAASAFVLGALFALALILLRRADGTTRIAFGPWMIAGALLGVLVG; from the coding sequence ATGGACCCCCGGCTCGCACTCGTCGCCCTCGTGCACGGCGCCCTGCTGGGCATCGGCGGGTGGCTGATCATGATCGACATCCGCACGCATCGGCTGCCGGATCGGATCGTGCTGCCGACCCTCGCGTCGCTGATCCTCCTCGTCGTGATCGATGCCGCGGTCGCGGGGCAGAGCGCTCCGACGATCCGTGCGCTCCTCGGCATGCTCGTCCTCGGCGGGTTCTACGCCCTGCTGCGACTGATCAGCCGGTCGGGGATGGGCGGAGGCGATGTCAAGCTCGCCGCGGTCATCGGACTCGTCCTGGGATGGCACGGCTGGCAGCAGCTCGCGATCGGCGCGGCATCCGCCTTCGTGCTGGGCGCGCTCTTCGCCCTCGCGCTGATCCTCCTGCGTCGGGCGGACGGCACCACCCGCATCGCGTTCGGCCCGTGGATGATCGCGGGCGCGCTCCTCGGCGTCCTCGTCGGATGA
- a CDS encoding response regulator, translated as MALARLHGGPLDGQIIPLGDADDKLIVPYSETQVVYNRRGEPQNTGPEDGPTEIDYWFDEALEDLTLNDDD; from the coding sequence ATGGCACTCGCACGACTTCACGGCGGCCCGCTCGACGGGCAGATCATCCCCCTCGGCGACGCGGACGACAAGCTGATCGTCCCCTACAGCGAGACGCAGGTGGTCTACAACCGCCGTGGCGAGCCGCAGAACACCGGACCCGAAGACGGTCCCACCGAGATCGACTACTGGTTCGACGAAGCCCTCGAGGATCTCACTCTCAACGATGACGACTGA
- a CDS encoding CYTH domain-containing protein: protein MTTEPSRTVEVERKYDVDIDTPLPRWGDIPGVDAVTAGEARALDARYFDTADGTLARSGVALRRRTGGPDEGWHVKGPRQGDGRLELGWPLGEGDALPDDVTATVSTWTTAPLAPLARIENDRTAYLLTGPDGVVAEFVDDRVRATDLRGGVQREWREWEMELGPAAPADAAGREVFFAAVERAVRAAGGRDSASGSKLARALGF from the coding sequence ATGACGACTGAGCCGTCCCGCACGGTCGAGGTCGAGCGCAAGTACGACGTCGACATCGACACACCGCTGCCCCGCTGGGGTGACATCCCCGGCGTCGACGCCGTCACAGCGGGGGAGGCGCGGGCGCTGGACGCCCGCTACTTCGACACCGCAGACGGCACTCTCGCGCGCTCCGGAGTCGCGCTCCGGCGGCGCACCGGCGGCCCGGACGAGGGCTGGCACGTGAAGGGGCCGAGGCAGGGCGACGGACGGCTCGAGCTCGGCTGGCCGCTCGGCGAGGGCGACGCGCTGCCCGACGACGTCACCGCGACCGTCTCCACCTGGACCACCGCGCCGCTCGCGCCGCTCGCCCGGATCGAGAACGACCGCACCGCGTACCTGCTCACCGGTCCCGACGGGGTCGTGGCGGAGTTCGTCGACGATCGGGTCCGCGCCACCGACCTCCGCGGAGGCGTGCAGCGGGAATGGCGGGAGTGGGAGATGGAGCTCGGCCCCGCGGCCCCCGCCGACGCGGCAGGACGCGAGGTGTTCTTCGCCGCGGTCGAGCGAGCCGTCAGGGCCGCCGGCGGCCGCGATTCCGCATCCGGATCCAAGCTCGCCCGCGCGCTGGGGTTCTAG
- a CDS encoding type III polyketide synthase, which produces MSRPPVLRSLQTIVPDTVLHQDEVRDVFAAQPDLGRLAQRIVSTSFTVSGIDTRHTVIDELSLDSDVEDPIFFDRRSGALLAPGTKARNEVYTREAARLFVDVARRALDADPDIEPADVTHVITVSCTGFHAPGPEYEIVRALGLSDSVQRYHLGFMGCYASMPALRAASQFCTADENAVVLVVSVELCTLHLRSSEDPDTIVASSLFADGAAAGIVTARALPSGVTGLRLDRFHTAIAPEGEKAMAWTIGDTGFEMILATTVPQIIGETIIGALRPLYAPEDDLVAAFDRDAVGGEVAHWAIHPGGRSILDRIQEKLHLSDAQLHPAREVLRENGNMSSATVLFVLKRILEQEGARVGDRVSAMAFGPGLTAESALMTVTAAADA; this is translated from the coding sequence ATGAGCCGACCGCCTGTGCTTCGATCGCTGCAGACGATCGTCCCCGACACCGTCCTCCACCAGGATGAGGTGCGCGATGTCTTCGCCGCGCAGCCCGATCTCGGGCGGCTGGCGCAGCGGATCGTGTCGACGTCGTTCACCGTGTCCGGAATCGACACCCGTCACACCGTGATCGACGAGCTGTCCCTCGACTCCGACGTGGAGGATCCGATCTTCTTCGACCGCCGGTCGGGGGCGCTGCTCGCACCGGGGACGAAGGCGCGCAACGAGGTCTACACGCGTGAAGCGGCCAGACTCTTCGTCGATGTGGCGCGGCGGGCGCTCGATGCCGACCCCGACATCGAGCCGGCCGATGTGACGCACGTCATCACCGTCTCGTGCACGGGCTTCCATGCGCCCGGACCGGAATACGAGATCGTTCGGGCACTCGGCCTGTCCGACAGCGTGCAGCGCTATCACCTCGGATTCATGGGCTGCTATGCGTCGATGCCGGCGCTCCGCGCGGCGAGTCAGTTCTGCACCGCGGACGAGAACGCCGTGGTCCTGGTGGTCAGCGTCGAGCTGTGCACCCTGCACCTGCGGTCCTCCGAGGATCCCGACACGATCGTGGCGTCCTCGCTGTTCGCCGACGGTGCGGCGGCCGGGATCGTGACGGCACGGGCTCTCCCGTCGGGGGTCACCGGCCTCCGTCTCGACCGCTTCCACACCGCGATCGCGCCCGAGGGCGAGAAGGCGATGGCCTGGACGATCGGCGACACCGGGTTCGAGATGATCCTGGCCACGACCGTGCCGCAGATCATCGGCGAGACGATCATCGGCGCCCTGCGGCCGCTGTACGCGCCGGAGGACGACCTGGTCGCCGCCTTCGACCGGGATGCCGTCGGCGGAGAGGTCGCGCACTGGGCGATCCATCCCGGCGGGCGCAGCATCCTGGATCGCATCCAGGAGAAGCTGCACCTCAGCGACGCGCAGCTGCACCCGGCCAGGGAGGTCCTGCGCGAGAACGGCAACATGTCGAGCGCGACCGTGCTGTTCGTGCTCAAGCGCATCCTCGAGCAGGAGGGTGCACGGGTCGGCGATCGCGTCTCGGCGATGGCGTTCGGGCCGGGCCTCACGGCCGAGAGCGCCCTGATGACCGTGACCGCCGCCGCGGACGCATGA
- a CDS encoding methyltransferase domain-containing protein translates to MSAGLSTRDVGIRELMDDPEADERMLARTYGRFGFVNAVVSRPGLLYRRDIRPRAGGAPLRILDIGAGGGDLCRFLAGRLRHDGLAAEITALDTDERAIRWASAHDRGAGVRYRRALSTELVDEGEAFDVVLSNHVLHHLDDAELQTVLEDSRRLLAPGGLAAHHDIARGRAAYALFATATWPLSGNLLADSFIREDGLLSIRRSHTVAELRAMVPHGWRVRGGVPSRLEVRWEDDRARP, encoded by the coding sequence ATGAGCGCGGGTCTCTCGACCAGGGACGTCGGCATCCGGGAGCTGATGGACGATCCGGAGGCGGACGAGCGGATGCTGGCGCGCACGTACGGGCGATTCGGCTTCGTGAACGCGGTCGTCTCCCGGCCCGGTCTGCTCTATCGGCGCGACATCCGCCCGAGAGCCGGCGGTGCGCCGCTGCGGATCCTCGACATCGGGGCCGGCGGCGGCGATCTGTGCCGGTTCCTCGCCGGACGGCTGCGCCACGACGGGCTCGCCGCGGAGATCACCGCCCTCGACACCGATGAGCGCGCGATCCGATGGGCTTCCGCGCACGATCGCGGAGCCGGGGTGCGCTACCGCCGTGCGCTGTCGACCGAGCTGGTCGACGAGGGGGAGGCATTCGACGTCGTGCTCTCCAACCACGTGCTGCATCACCTCGACGATGCAGAGCTGCAGACCGTGCTCGAGGACTCCCGGCGGCTCCTCGCGCCCGGCGGGCTGGCCGCGCACCACGACATCGCCCGCGGCCGCGCCGCCTATGCGCTCTTCGCGACGGCCACCTGGCCGCTCTCCGGGAACCTCCTCGCCGATTCGTTCATCCGCGAGGACGGACTCCTCAGCATCCGCCGCTCCCACACGGTGGCGGAGCTCCGGGCGATGGTCCCGCACGGCTGGCGAGTCCGCGGAGGCGTGCCGTCCCGGCTGGAGGTGCGGTGGGAGGACGATCGTGCCCGACCATGA
- a CDS encoding NAD(P)/FAD-dependent oxidoreductase: MPDHDALVVGAGPVGLLLACLLTQDGLRVAVCERRTDADTRTRAIGIHRPGLEALEAAGLGDEVLAEALRLDGGEVRSRRRTLASLAFPPERPVLILPQPRTDALLRARLRSLVPDALRDGWTVRSVDPADDVVRVSVDTPDIARELTARCVVVADGVRSSLRADLGLGWSRRSGRASYAMVDVAEAEADARAVLHCEPSGLVESFPLPGGRRRWVARQGAGEQLGAADAFRGAVEARTGIRLDLADDVQPTVFEAAQHIARRIVRGRVVLLGDAAHEISPIGGQGMNLGWTDAVRLARELVRALPERMPDLAGYERDLRRRTRIVQSRSAFYMAMGAPAPIGVAVPRELVIRTLGTRPLRRWSAGLITMQGL; encoded by the coding sequence GTGCCCGACCATGACGCGCTCGTCGTCGGGGCGGGCCCGGTGGGGCTGCTGCTGGCGTGCCTGCTGACGCAGGACGGACTGCGGGTGGCTGTCTGCGAACGTCGGACGGATGCCGACACGCGCACCCGCGCGATCGGCATCCACCGGCCGGGGCTCGAGGCGCTGGAGGCCGCCGGTCTCGGAGACGAGGTCCTGGCCGAGGCGCTGCGCCTCGACGGGGGAGAGGTGCGCAGCCGCCGGAGGACTCTGGCGTCGCTCGCGTTCCCGCCCGAGCGCCCCGTCCTGATCCTTCCGCAGCCGCGCACCGATGCGCTGCTCAGAGCGCGACTGCGGTCGCTCGTTCCCGATGCCCTGCGCGACGGATGGACCGTGCGCTCGGTCGATCCCGCGGACGACGTCGTGCGCGTCTCGGTCGATACTCCGGACATCGCCCGCGAGCTGACCGCCCGTTGCGTCGTGGTGGCCGACGGGGTGCGGAGCAGCCTGCGCGCGGATCTCGGACTCGGGTGGAGCCGCCGGAGCGGGCGCGCGAGCTACGCGATGGTCGATGTCGCCGAGGCGGAGGCAGACGCCCGCGCCGTGCTGCACTGCGAGCCGTCCGGCCTCGTCGAGTCGTTCCCGCTGCCCGGCGGACGGCGCCGGTGGGTGGCGCGCCAGGGGGCAGGCGAGCAGCTGGGCGCCGCGGACGCCTTCCGGGGCGCGGTCGAGGCGCGGACCGGCATCCGGCTGGATCTCGCGGATGATGTGCAGCCGACCGTGTTCGAGGCCGCGCAGCACATCGCCCGGCGCATCGTGCGCGGCCGCGTGGTCCTGCTCGGCGACGCGGCGCACGAGATCAGCCCGATCGGCGGCCAGGGGATGAATCTGGGCTGGACGGATGCCGTGCGACTGGCGCGGGAGCTCGTGCGCGCGCTCCCCGAGCGGATGCCGGACCTCGCCGGCTACGAGCGTGATCTGCGACGCAGGACGCGCATCGTCCAGAGCCGGTCGGCGTTCTACATGGCGATGGGTGCTCCGGCGCCGATCGGCGTGGCGGTCCCGCGGGAACTCGTCATCCGCACGCTGGGGACGCGGCCGCTGCGCCGCTGGTCCGCCGGGCTCATCACGATGCAGGGGCTCTGA